A genomic region of Catalinimonas niigatensis contains the following coding sequences:
- a CDS encoding L-histidine N(alpha)-methyltransferase, producing the protein MSSDNNSKLYSYSAASDLTDYDKGFAEDVKNGLRSDQKYLSSKYLYDKKGDAIFQQIMEMKEYYPTRCEYEIFDLHKAEMLKYFSENVDKFNLIEFGAGDGMKTKVLLKHFWQKQTHFSYVPIDISANIIRTLTADLQENMPGLSVKGICDDYFKAFEQLEQTADNIRKVVLFLGANIGNFDYEESILFLKKIASYFKSGDRLMIGFDLKKEPQMILDAYFDQDGITKSFKLNLLDRINKELGANFNTDNFQYFPIYDPVEGSIRSHLVSKVEQEVYIEALEESFHFGLWEAIFMERSQKYSLKDIHKMANEAGFQCLHHFYDSKGYFTDSLWTLA; encoded by the coding sequence ATGTCCTCAGACAATAATTCTAAGTTATACAGCTACTCCGCTGCCTCCGATCTTACTGATTATGATAAAGGCTTTGCGGAAGATGTGAAGAATGGCCTTCGTTCGGATCAAAAGTATTTATCTTCTAAATATCTTTATGACAAAAAAGGAGATGCGATCTTTCAGCAGATCATGGAGATGAAAGAATACTATCCTACACGTTGTGAGTATGAAATATTTGACCTACATAAAGCTGAGATGCTAAAATATTTTAGTGAAAATGTAGATAAATTTAATCTTATTGAGTTTGGTGCAGGAGACGGTATGAAAACCAAAGTGTTGTTAAAGCATTTCTGGCAAAAGCAGACACATTTCAGCTATGTACCGATTGATATTTCAGCCAATATAATCAGAACCCTCACGGCTGACCTGCAAGAAAATATGCCTGGCTTGTCTGTTAAAGGTATCTGTGATGATTACTTCAAGGCTTTTGAGCAACTGGAGCAAACCGCTGATAATATCCGAAAGGTGGTGCTTTTTCTGGGAGCTAATATTGGTAATTTTGATTATGAAGAAAGCATTCTTTTCCTCAAAAAAATTGCCTCTTATTTCAAATCTGGTGATCGTCTAATGATTGGTTTTGACCTGAAAAAAGAGCCTCAAATGATTTTGGATGCTTATTTTGATCAGGATGGAATCACCAAATCATTCAAACTTAATCTATTAGACAGGATCAATAAAGAGTTGGGAGCGAATTTTAATACGGATAACTTTCAGTATTTTCCCATCTATGATCCTGTAGAAGGTTCTATTCGTAGCCATCTCGTCAGTAAAGTTGAGCAGGAAGTCTACATAGAAGCTTTAGAAGAAAGTTTTCATTTTGGTCTATGGGAGGCTATTTTTATGGAAAGATCGCAGAAATACAGTCTAAAGGATATCCACAAAATGGCAAATGAGGCGGGCTTTCAATGCTTGCATCACTTTTATGATAGCAAAGGATATTTTACTGACTCATTATGGACACTAGCTTGA
- the purL gene encoding phosphoribosylformylglycinamidine synthase subunit PurL — MKEELTTVQTALDLGLLKEEFEKIKEILGRTPNFTELSIFSVMWSEHCSYKNSIVWLKKLPKSSERMLAEAGEENAGLVDIGDGLACSFKIESHNHPSAIEPYQGAATGVGGINRDIFTMGARPIAQLNSLRFGDLTNKKTQWLLKGVVKGIGDYGNAFGIPTVGGELYFDPCYQVNPLVNAFSAGIVETDKIASAISYGVGNPVFIVGSATGKDGIHGAAFASKDISEDSLNDLPSVQVGDPFQEKLLLEASLEVIASGAVIGIQDMGAAGIICSTSEMSAKGEHGMDIWLDKVPLRQEGMLPFEILLSESQERMLIVVKKGREQEVLDIFKKWDLNCAQIGEVTKDKRLKFYQNGDVVADVPAYDLVLGGGAPVYHREYKEPAYYQEFKKFDPNTIPQPKSYAEVAKFLLSHPNIASRKWVSEQYDSMIGTGTTTTNAPADAPVVRIKGTNKAILVTVDCNGRYVHADPEEGCAIAVAESSRNVVCSGGEPVAITNCLNFGNPFNPEVYWQFVKAITGMKKACEKFSTPVTGGNVSFYNQSNDGGAVFPTPVIGMLGLLDHYDRKMTMHFKNGNDPIYLIGKMTDDIACSEYLYSYCKVKGSSSPYFDINEEYQMQEAIKSLISKGLIVSAHDISDGGLFVALAESALAGNLGFSVLSDSTIRKDAFLFGEGQGRVLISLKKEFTDIVEADLNSHSVHFQRIGKVTKDSFKIDDEELMELKEAKKLYFDSLASFLS, encoded by the coding sequence TTGAAAGAGGAGCTCACAACCGTACAAACCGCCTTAGATTTAGGTCTATTAAAAGAGGAATTTGAAAAAATAAAAGAGATCCTTGGTAGGACTCCAAACTTCACTGAACTGAGCATTTTTTCAGTCATGTGGTCGGAGCATTGCTCATATAAAAACTCAATCGTTTGGCTCAAGAAACTACCTAAATCATCAGAGCGCATGCTGGCAGAGGCCGGTGAAGAAAATGCCGGTCTGGTAGACATAGGTGATGGTCTAGCCTGTAGTTTTAAGATTGAATCCCACAACCACCCCTCTGCCATTGAACCCTATCAGGGAGCAGCTACCGGAGTCGGAGGTATCAACCGTGATATCTTTACGATGGGAGCCCGACCCATTGCACAACTTAATTCGCTAAGATTTGGAGACTTAACTAATAAAAAGACACAGTGGCTACTCAAAGGTGTGGTTAAAGGTATTGGGGATTATGGCAACGCGTTTGGCATACCCACAGTAGGAGGTGAGCTTTATTTTGATCCCTGTTATCAGGTAAATCCTTTGGTCAATGCTTTCTCTGCCGGGATTGTGGAAACTGACAAAATCGCTTCGGCTATATCATATGGCGTTGGCAATCCGGTGTTTATAGTAGGTTCAGCTACCGGTAAGGATGGAATCCATGGTGCAGCTTTCGCTTCCAAAGATATCAGCGAAGATTCTCTGAATGACCTGCCATCAGTACAAGTGGGTGACCCTTTTCAGGAAAAACTTTTGCTGGAGGCTAGTCTGGAAGTCATTGCATCGGGTGCTGTGATTGGAATTCAGGACATGGGAGCCGCTGGAATTATCTGTTCAACTTCTGAAATGAGTGCCAAAGGGGAACATGGAATGGATATCTGGCTAGACAAAGTGCCATTGAGACAAGAAGGCATGCTTCCTTTTGAGATATTACTTTCTGAGTCACAGGAAAGAATGTTGATCGTAGTCAAAAAAGGAAGAGAGCAGGAAGTATTGGATATTTTCAAAAAATGGGATTTAAATTGTGCACAGATAGGTGAAGTTACGAAAGATAAAAGATTAAAGTTTTATCAAAATGGAGACGTAGTAGCAGATGTGCCTGCTTATGACCTTGTACTAGGTGGAGGCGCTCCTGTATATCATAGAGAATACAAAGAACCTGCTTATTATCAGGAGTTCAAAAAGTTTGATCCTAATACCATCCCTCAACCAAAAAGCTATGCTGAGGTTGCTAAGTTTCTGTTAAGTCATCCGAATATTGCTTCGCGAAAATGGGTATCCGAGCAGTATGATTCTATGATTGGTACTGGTACCACTACTACCAATGCTCCGGCAGATGCGCCTGTAGTGCGAATCAAAGGAACAAACAAAGCCATATTAGTAACGGTGGATTGCAATGGACGCTATGTGCATGCTGATCCGGAAGAAGGCTGTGCTATTGCAGTGGCTGAATCGTCCAGAAATGTAGTATGTTCAGGTGGTGAACCCGTAGCCATTACTAATTGTCTGAATTTTGGAAACCCCTTTAACCCTGAAGTCTACTGGCAGTTTGTAAAAGCAATTACAGGGATGAAAAAAGCCTGTGAAAAGTTCAGTACTCCTGTTACAGGAGGAAATGTTAGCTTTTATAATCAATCTAATGATGGTGGAGCGGTATTTCCTACGCCAGTAATTGGTATGCTCGGTTTGCTTGATCATTATGATAGGAAAATGACAATGCATTTTAAGAATGGAAATGATCCAATTTATCTGATAGGGAAAATGACGGATGATATTGCATGTTCCGAATATCTCTACAGCTATTGCAAAGTAAAAGGTTCCTCTTCTCCTTATTTTGACATAAATGAAGAATATCAAATGCAGGAGGCAATAAAAAGTCTAATCAGTAAAGGCTTAATTGTATCAGCTCATGATATATCTGATGGAGGTTTATTTGTGGCTTTAGCTGAGTCAGCTCTTGCCGGAAATCTAGGATTTTCGGTATTAAGTGACTCTACAATTAGAAAAGATGCTTTTTTGTTTGGAGAAGGACAGGGTAGAGTACTGATAAGCCTGAAAAAAGAATTTACAGATATTGTGGAGGCAGATTTAAACTCGCACTCAGTTCATTTTCAACGAATAGGTAAAGTAACCAAAGATAGCTTCAAGATAGATGATGAAGAACTAATGGAATTGAAAGAGGCAAAGAAATTGTATTTTGATAGCTTGGCTTCATTTTTGAGCTAA
- a CDS encoding polysaccharide biosynthesis/export family protein, with protein MKKRKLPLQFIGMLLLMSMASCYSSKELVYLQNDEFNSQYPTLIKNKRPLYRIQPNDVLNINIQNPDTETSVYFNYGNQEMRGFANPSVFFITGFSVNNEGDIKIPLIGKVKVENLTIDEATQLIQREADRYVRNATVDVKLVSFKISVMGEVNNPGQYYIYNGQATVLEGLSMAGDLTGFGSRTEIKLIRQHDEGVEVVLLDLTDAKLMNSSYYFLLPNDVLYVEPTEEQIRRTNLQPLGIVFSGISALVLITNFLLNNVNLDNGN; from the coding sequence ATGAAAAAAAGAAAATTACCGTTACAATTTATAGGTATGCTGTTGTTAATGAGTATGGCAAGCTGTTACTCAAGTAAGGAGCTGGTATATTTACAGAATGATGAGTTTAACTCACAATACCCTACTCTCATTAAAAATAAGCGGCCTCTTTATCGCATACAGCCTAATGATGTATTAAATATTAATATTCAAAATCCTGATACTGAAACTTCTGTTTATTTTAATTATGGTAATCAGGAAATGAGAGGTTTTGCTAATCCCTCAGTATTTTTTATCACAGGTTTTTCTGTTAATAATGAAGGTGATATTAAAATTCCATTGATTGGAAAGGTAAAAGTTGAAAATCTAACCATTGATGAAGCAACTCAATTAATCCAAAGGGAGGCTGACCGTTATGTAAGAAACGCAACAGTAGATGTGAAACTAGTAAGTTTTAAAATTTCTGTAATGGGGGAAGTAAATAATCCCGGTCAGTACTATATATATAACGGGCAAGCCACTGTATTAGAGGGGCTTAGCATGGCGGGTGATCTTACTGGTTTTGGCAGCAGAACTGAAATTAAGTTGATTAGACAACATGATGAGGGAGTTGAAGTTGTTTTATTAGACCTTACAGATGCTAAACTTATGAATTCTAGCTACTATTTTCTTTTACCTAATGACGTTCTTTATGTAGAGCCAACTGAAGAACAGATAAGAAGAACGAACCTACAACCTTTGGGAATTGTATTCAGCGGTATAAGCGCCCTTGTCCTCATTACTAACTTTTTATTGAATAATGTTAACTTAGATAATGGAAATTAA
- a CDS encoding GumC family protein — MEQNQNNHQNEGIDVFTLLSKIASKWYLFVLSIGLFVYAAYIYNTYTEKFHEIGASIYVKGTAIGSKEAGEIVNDDLTDEGVTLALSNEIGKLTSYSLIKSALEELDFGKTYYHVESFWPEFIREFWLKEITSFPFEVKLDSSANQSVNTPIYIKAISDSKFQVHIVDDEANILNFETNKGRKVYDLDYKAEGEFGKPFQSDYANFIVNMSEDFVASADFNYSFKLSRIEDLAMEYQQKLSVLPLDEKDVENRILQLLINSSIADKGVNFLNTLIDVYSYQGLSKKNTQGQNSVEFLDKQIAVLADSLRKAELALQSFKSSSSILDIDIAKGSVIGNLNDLQQQKAMLETKLRYYRSTLKHMNDNENSDRIIAPSSAGINEDPLFNQLIQKYIELNTRLRELSFTAQPDNPLVIQLKNQAESTRDAIVDGISSSIETQSANLESINNRIYALKNSINTLPQDERRLTILQREYDNYAVKYNNLLEKKASAEMSLATNADNVEVVDSAKKTGYIPVIPNLPLNYALAFVLGFIFPLGYVLVKDLTNNNITDKKELERQTKVPLLGMIANGPKGIKIVSKKYPNSAIAESFKFARINLQYFHQSSNDKVIGVTSSISGEGKTFCSANLAATFAESGKRTLLICGDLRKPKIQDFFDLRGPGLTDYVNDFVTLDNIIQPTEFRNLDVIAPGIPQEDPIKLFESLNMGTMFKNLRERYDHIVVETPPIGYVADYFVLLKHFDINLFVVRYNYTNKNILSGINDLYANNKIQNLYLLFNDVKQSAEQGYGYLSNSEGYYTSTKSSIKKLSTGKGKIKNPFV, encoded by the coding sequence ATGGAACAGAATCAGAATAATCATCAAAATGAAGGAATAGATGTTTTTACCTTACTGAGTAAAATTGCATCTAAGTGGTACCTCTTTGTATTAAGCATTGGTTTGTTTGTGTATGCTGCCTATATCTATAATACCTATACTGAAAAATTTCACGAAATAGGCGCTAGTATATATGTCAAAGGCACAGCAATTGGCTCTAAGGAAGCGGGTGAAATAGTAAATGATGATTTAACAGATGAGGGTGTTACGTTGGCTCTTAGTAATGAAATAGGAAAATTAACATCTTATTCGCTGATCAAATCTGCATTAGAAGAATTAGACTTTGGTAAGACGTATTATCATGTAGAAAGTTTTTGGCCAGAATTTATACGTGAATTTTGGCTTAAGGAAATAACATCCTTTCCTTTTGAGGTAAAGCTGGATTCTTCTGCTAATCAATCAGTAAATACTCCTATATATATTAAAGCAATTTCTGATTCAAAATTCCAAGTTCATATTGTAGATGATGAAGCCAATATTTTAAACTTTGAGACCAATAAAGGAAGAAAAGTTTATGATCTTGATTATAAAGCTGAGGGAGAGTTTGGGAAACCATTTCAAAGTGATTATGCCAATTTTATAGTTAACATGTCTGAAGATTTTGTAGCAAGCGCAGATTTTAATTATAGCTTTAAGCTAAGTAGGATAGAGGATTTAGCTATGGAATATCAGCAAAAGCTTAGTGTTCTTCCTTTAGACGAGAAAGATGTTGAAAACAGGATATTACAGTTATTAATCAATAGTAGCATCGCGGATAAAGGAGTCAATTTTTTGAATACTCTTATTGATGTCTATTCTTATCAGGGACTTTCCAAAAAGAACACACAAGGGCAAAATTCGGTAGAGTTTCTTGACAAGCAAATTGCAGTACTGGCAGATTCTTTAAGGAAAGCAGAACTGGCATTACAGAGTTTTAAATCATCCAGTAGCATACTTGATATTGATATTGCCAAAGGTTCTGTAATAGGGAACCTAAATGATCTACAGCAGCAGAAAGCAATGTTGGAAACTAAATTGAGATACTACAGAAGTACACTCAAACACATGAATGACAATGAAAATTCTGATAGAATCATTGCTCCCTCTTCTGCTGGTATTAATGAAGATCCCTTATTTAATCAGCTTATTCAAAAATACATAGAATTAAATACAAGATTACGAGAATTATCCTTCACAGCTCAACCTGACAACCCTTTGGTAATTCAATTAAAGAATCAAGCGGAAAGTACCCGTGATGCTATCGTAGATGGAATTTCTTCTTCTATTGAAACTCAATCTGCGAATTTAGAAAGCATTAACAATCGGATATATGCTCTTAAGAATAGCATCAATACCTTACCTCAAGATGAAAGAAGATTGACAATTCTACAAAGAGAATATGATAATTATGCAGTTAAGTATAACAATTTGTTAGAGAAAAAAGCGAGTGCTGAAATGAGCCTTGCTACCAATGCTGACAATGTTGAAGTAGTGGATTCTGCCAAAAAAACAGGTTATATACCCGTTATCCCTAATCTTCCTTTAAATTATGCATTGGCTTTTGTACTTGGATTCATTTTTCCTTTGGGATATGTATTGGTAAAAGATCTTACCAACAACAATATTACGGATAAAAAAGAATTAGAAAGGCAAACAAAAGTACCTTTATTAGGCATGATTGCTAACGGGCCTAAAGGAATAAAAATTGTATCTAAGAAATATCCAAATTCAGCCATTGCAGAATCATTTAAGTTCGCACGGATTAACCTACAATATTTTCATCAAAGTTCAAATGACAAGGTTATAGGAGTAACTTCCTCTATCAGTGGTGAGGGAAAGACCTTTTGTTCTGCTAACCTTGCAGCCACTTTTGCAGAATCAGGAAAACGTACTTTGTTGATTTGTGGAGATTTGAGGAAACCTAAAATTCAAGACTTCTTTGATCTTAGAGGACCAGGTTTAACAGACTATGTTAATGATTTTGTGACATTAGATAATATTATTCAACCTACCGAATTTAGAAATCTTGACGTGATTGCCCCTGGTATACCACAAGAAGATCCTATCAAGCTTTTTGAATCTCTAAATATGGGGACAATGTTCAAAAATTTGCGTGAAAGATATGACCATATTGTTGTAGAAACTCCTCCTATAGGGTATGTGGCTGATTATTTTGTATTATTGAAACATTTTGACATTAACCTTTTTGTGGTAAGATACAATTACACTAATAAGAATATTCTTAGTGGAATCAATGATCTATATGCTAACAATAAAATTCAAAATTTATATTTGTTATTTAATGATGTAAAACAGTCTGCTGAGCAGGGCTATGGCTATTTATCTAATAGCGAAGGTTATTATACTTCTACCAAATCTTCTATTAAAAAGTTAAGTACAGGTAAGGGGAAAATTAAAAATCCATTCGTTTGA
- the hemB gene encoding porphobilinogen synthase: MLIRRPRRNRKSAVIRQMVQESRVGVEDLILPLFLIEGENKKVEVSSMPGIYRYSADLLLEEIQSCIRLGIKSFAPFPSIDDALKNTLATEGHNPEGLYPSTIRKIKKNFPDVCLITDIAMDPYSSDGHDGIVKDGKILNDETLEVLGKMALAQAEAGTDMLGPSDMMDGRIGYLRQILDEHGFTEVSIMSYTAKYASAFYGPFRDALNSAPKSGDKKTYQMNPANRTEALIEADLDIEEGADILMVKPAIPYLDVIRLLKDSYATPIAAYHVSGEYAMIKAASEKGWLNGEQCMLEALTCIKRAGADIILTYFAKDFAHWYQKNNQ, encoded by the coding sequence ATGTTGATCAGAAGGCCCAGACGAAATCGGAAATCAGCGGTTATACGGCAAATGGTGCAGGAAAGCAGAGTAGGGGTAGAGGACTTGATCTTACCTCTATTTTTGATTGAGGGAGAAAATAAAAAAGTAGAAGTGTCATCCATGCCTGGAATCTATCGCTATAGTGCCGACCTCCTTCTGGAGGAGATTCAAAGCTGTATTCGTTTGGGCATTAAATCTTTCGCTCCTTTTCCATCTATTGATGATGCATTAAAAAATACTTTAGCTACTGAGGGACATAATCCAGAAGGGCTTTACCCATCCACAATTCGTAAAATCAAGAAGAATTTTCCTGATGTATGTCTGATTACAGATATTGCCATGGATCCCTATAGCTCCGATGGACATGATGGGATAGTCAAAGATGGTAAGATACTTAATGACGAAACCCTTGAAGTATTGGGTAAAATGGCGTTAGCTCAGGCCGAGGCTGGAACAGATATGCTTGGTCCTTCAGACATGATGGATGGCAGAATAGGTTATCTGAGGCAAATTTTAGATGAACATGGCTTCACTGAGGTTTCTATTATGTCGTACACCGCCAAGTATGCAAGTGCATTCTACGGACCCTTTCGGGACGCGCTGAATTCAGCCCCAAAGTCAGGAGATAAAAAAACTTACCAGATGAATCCTGCCAATCGTACAGAAGCGCTGATTGAGGCAGATCTGGATATAGAAGAAGGAGCAGATATCTTGATGGTAAAGCCTGCTATTCCTTATCTGGATGTGATTAGACTGCTAAAAGATAGCTATGCCACACCTATAGCGGCCTACCATGTGAGCGGTGAATATGCGATGATCAAAGCTGCCAGTGAAAAAGGCTGGCTAAATGGAGAGCAGTGCATGCTTGAAGCTCTCACCTGTATCAAAAGAGCTGGTGCAGATATTATTCTAACCTATTTTGCCAAAGACTTTGCGCATTGGTACCAGAAAAATAACCAGTGA
- a CDS encoding lipopolysaccharide biosynthesis protein encodes MTSVSKKVTKGVGWVTLSTAGSQGLRLLVKLVLARVLLPEHYGLIGMAYVFNSLVSLISEFGMGAALIQKKEEELTNSHFNTVFWINSVVSVVGYLLIAFALSPLAVWFYGEALLAEIIPVIAISIVIDSLYLVHRSKLTREMNFMPQAIIELSAMAVAGTIAVYMAFNGYGVWSLAFNGIINSVFSLVGYYGYVKWKPQLEISFSAFKELFNFGGFILIENIFYFITNNIDYILIGKLIGSTALGAYTLAFILTDTLRKRTTQTFSKVLFPAFASFQDDKKKIKRYYLGIVSIVSCLLIPIMMILIFFSEPIVFIGFGLEWSATIVPLQLLSVAVIIDSVLGTVSPVLKGMGRADLLVKVGVFTTFAVAIPGISIGAYYFGINGAAAAVLLYRLISNSIYQYYVRLLLDISFTQILQAFLKPLIVSVVFIYLSKLISDIFSLDMLLKTGLGISIFLVFYMMYIMYFEKELVVRFISILKKNKKNND; translated from the coding sequence TTGACATCAGTAAGTAAAAAAGTGACAAAAGGCGTCGGTTGGGTTACCCTATCCACTGCTGGTAGTCAAGGTCTAAGGCTATTAGTTAAACTGGTTTTAGCAAGAGTACTCTTGCCTGAACACTACGGTTTGATTGGAATGGCGTATGTTTTTAACAGTTTGGTTAGCCTCATCAGTGAATTTGGAATGGGAGCAGCTCTGATTCAAAAAAAAGAAGAAGAGCTTACTAACTCTCATTTCAATACTGTTTTTTGGATAAATTCAGTAGTATCAGTAGTAGGATACTTGCTTATTGCATTTGCGCTATCCCCCTTGGCAGTATGGTTCTACGGTGAAGCGCTTCTTGCTGAGATCATACCAGTAATTGCTATATCCATCGTTATTGATTCATTATATCTTGTCCACCGATCCAAGTTGACACGTGAAATGAATTTTATGCCTCAGGCAATAATTGAGCTTTCTGCCATGGCAGTAGCAGGTACAATCGCTGTCTATATGGCTTTTAATGGTTATGGCGTTTGGTCATTAGCATTTAACGGGATTATTAATTCTGTCTTTTCTTTGGTAGGATATTATGGATATGTAAAGTGGAAGCCTCAATTAGAGATTAGTTTCTCTGCATTTAAAGAATTATTCAATTTTGGAGGCTTTATCTTGATTGAGAATATATTTTACTTTATTACTAATAATATTGATTATATTCTTATTGGAAAGTTAATAGGAAGTACTGCACTGGGAGCATATACGTTGGCTTTTATATTAACTGACACATTAAGAAAAAGAACAACTCAGACTTTTAGCAAAGTTCTATTTCCTGCATTTGCATCTTTTCAAGATGACAAAAAGAAAATAAAAAGATACTATTTAGGAATTGTAAGTATAGTCAGCTGCCTACTTATTCCTATCATGATGATTTTAATATTCTTTTCAGAACCTATTGTATTTATCGGTTTTGGTCTAGAATGGTCTGCTACTATAGTTCCTCTTCAATTGCTGTCGGTTGCTGTAATCATTGATTCTGTCTTGGGTACTGTGTCACCTGTATTAAAAGGGATGGGACGTGCAGACTTGCTGGTCAAGGTAGGGGTGTTTACAACATTTGCAGTTGCCATACCAGGCATAAGCATAGGTGCCTATTATTTTGGAATAAATGGTGCAGCTGCCGCAGTGTTGTTATATAGATTGATCTCAAATAGTATTTACCAATATTATGTCCGCCTTTTACTTGATATATCTTTTACACAAATTTTACAAGCATTTTTAAAGCCCCTCATAGTTTCAGTTGTATTCATTTATCTATCAAAACTTATTTCCGATATTTTTTCATTAGACATGCTTCTTAAAACGGGCTTAGGAATCAGTATTTTTCTTGTATTTTATATGATGTACATTATGTATTTTGAAAAGGAATTAGTTGTAAGGTTTATTTCTATACTGAAAAAAAATAAAAAAAATAATGATTAA
- the egtB gene encoding ergothioneine biosynthesis protein EgtB: protein MIHQEQSITNSLALELKTLFAEKYHTVRSHSTHLCSPLKTEDYVVQPMQDVSPPKWHLAHTTWFFEQFILKPYKKDYRVFDEAYSYVFNSYYESMGEKMLRDHRGNMTRPSTEDVYQYREYVDQQMLELMNTAAFDVQTELVQLTELGLHHEQQHQELLATDIKYILGNNPLFPAYHQPSDLWKSNVNINKQEYIEIEGGNYPVGFQGDSFHYDNEEGHHQVYLHNFRILNRLITNGEYLDFMEAGGYKNYDLWLADGHAFILQNNINAPLYWHKVDGKWYYYTLHGLQPVDLHAPVTHVSHYEADAFARWQEKRLPTEQEWETLCRLTGYDKNAHRLGKANFVETGLLQPQPLQIEGTDQVPVQMMGDVWEWTQSAYLPYPFYKRERGALGEYNGKFMSNQMVLRGGSCATPESHMRHTYRNFFQPDKRWQFTGIRLAEYF, encoded by the coding sequence ATGATACACCAAGAACAAAGCATTACAAATAGCTTAGCGTTAGAACTAAAAACTTTATTTGCAGAAAAATACCACACTGTACGTAGCCATTCTACCCATCTATGTAGTCCTTTAAAAACTGAAGATTATGTAGTTCAACCCATGCAGGATGTAAGTCCTCCTAAGTGGCATCTGGCACATACGACATGGTTTTTTGAGCAGTTTATTCTTAAACCTTATAAAAAAGATTACCGTGTTTTTGATGAAGCGTATAGCTATGTGTTTAATAGTTATTATGAAAGCATGGGAGAAAAGATGTTACGGGATCATCGGGGCAACATGACCAGACCTTCTACCGAAGATGTTTATCAATACCGTGAATATGTGGATCAACAGATGTTGGAATTGATGAATACAGCTGCCTTTGATGTGCAAACTGAGTTGGTGCAACTGACTGAACTAGGTTTGCATCATGAACAGCAACATCAGGAACTTCTGGCTACAGATATCAAATATATTCTAGGGAATAACCCGCTCTTTCCAGCGTATCACCAGCCATCAGACTTATGGAAGAGTAATGTAAATATTAATAAGCAGGAATATATAGAAATAGAGGGTGGGAATTATCCTGTAGGATTTCAAGGAGATAGTTTTCATTATGACAATGAAGAAGGTCACCATCAGGTCTATCTCCATAACTTTAGAATACTGAACCGTCTGATTACCAATGGTGAGTACCTGGATTTTATGGAGGCAGGAGGCTATAAGAATTATGATCTCTGGCTGGCGGACGGACATGCATTTATACTTCAAAACAACATCAATGCACCTCTCTACTGGCATAAAGTGGATGGAAAATGGTATTATTATACCTTACATGGCTTACAACCAGTTGATTTGCATGCACCCGTAACACACGTGAGTCATTATGAAGCAGATGCCTTTGCCCGTTGGCAAGAAAAACGTTTGCCTACCGAGCAGGAGTGGGAAACACTTTGTCGCCTGACGGGATATGATAAGAATGCACACCGACTGGGTAAAGCTAACTTTGTAGAAACAGGATTATTACAACCTCAACCGCTCCAGATAGAAGGTACCGACCAAGTGCCCGTACAAATGATGGGTGATGTTTGGGAGTGGACACAAAGTGCATATTTGCCCTATCCATTTTATAAACGAGAACGTGGTGCGTTGGGAGAATACAATGGCAAGTTTATGAGCAACCAGATGGTGTTAAGGGGAGGCTCCTGTGCTACGCCTGAGAGCCACATGAGACATACCTACCGCAATTTTTTTCAACCTGATAAGCGCTGGCAATTTACAGGTATTAGGTTAGCAGAATATTTTTAG